The following are encoded in a window of Panicum virgatum strain AP13 chromosome 5N, P.virgatum_v5, whole genome shotgun sequence genomic DNA:
- the LOC120672947 gene encoding early nodulin-like protein 1, whose amino-acid sequence MAARMVVGVAVALLAVLLAAATTGADGRDFHVGGRAGWAPNPAEPFNTWAERNRFQVNDTLVFRYNKDADAVLVVTPSHYDACNTTEPVLRLGGGDSRFVFNASGPYFFISADEGRCRAGERLIVVVLAVRNNGGGNSSPPTSPPPAAAPAPHALPPPPPAGKNASSSPAPATAPAATNVTSSPPSPSSAGALKGGVLACLIVGGAAILV is encoded by the exons ATGGCGGCACGGATGGTCGTCGGAGTGGCCGTGGCCCTGCTCGCCGTGCTCCTGGCGGCGGCCACCACCGGCGCCGACGGGCGCGACTTCCacgtcggcggccgcgccgggtGGGCGCCCAACCCCGCCGAGCCCTTCAACACCTGGGCCGAGCGCAACCGCTTCCAGGTCAACGACACCCTCG TGTTCAGGTACAACAAGGACGCGGACGCCGTGCTGGTGGTGACCCCGAGCCACTACGACGCCTGCAACACCACGGAGCCCGTCctccggctcggcggcggcgactcccGCTTCGTGTTCAACGCCTCCGGGCCCTACTTCTTCATCAGCGCCGACGAGGGCCGCTGCAGGGCCGGCGAGCGcctcatcgtcgtcgtcctcgccgtccGCAACAACGGCGGCGGCAAC tcgtcgccgccgacaTCCCCGCCTCCTGCTGCCGCACCTGCTCCGCATGCTttgcccccaccgccgccggcggggaagaatgcttcgtcgtcgccggcgccggcgacagcgCCTGCTGCCACGAACGTGACGTCGTCGCCACCGTCACCGTCGTCCGCGGGCGCCTTGAAGGGTGGCGTCCTTGCGTGCCTTATCGTCGGTGGAGCAGCGATTCTAGTCTGA
- the LOC120676222 gene encoding protein RALF-like 22 — translation MAARLVLVALLVAVVAAAACLAVPASAGVPDMGGLDALAAGAKTKQCSGAVGECGVDEAEELGLSGGGAGEALRRTLAQRQPQNRYISYAALRADQVPCNQRGRSYYSNCGSQKAANPYRRGCSVITRCARNTN, via the coding sequence ATGGCGGCTCGCCTGGTGCTGGTCGcgctgctggtggcggtcgtggcggcggcggcgtgcctaGCCGTCCCGGCCTCCGCGGGCGTGCCCGACATGGGCGGCCTGGACGCCCTGGCAGCGGGGGCGAAGACGAAGCAGTGCTCGGGCGCCGTGGGCGAGTGCGGCGTGGACGAGGCGGAGGAGCTCGggctgagcggcggcggcgcgggcgaggcgcTCCGGCGGACGCTGGCGCAGCGGCAGCCCCAGAACCGGTACATCAGCTACGCGGCGCTGCGGGCGGACCAGGTGCCGTGCAACCAGCGTGGGCGCTCCTACTACAGCAACTGCGGCTCGCAGAAGGCCGCCAACCCCTACCGCCGCGGATGCTCCGTCATCACGCGCTGCGCCCGCAACACCAACTGA